A genomic window from Dechloromonas sp. A34 includes:
- the paaI gene encoding hydroxyphenylacetyl-CoA thioesterase PaaI, with product MTEHKLTPAEAQAMAEATAEAMWARDRAAQALGIKIVRVAPGTALLTMAVRPDMVNGHHICHGGMIFSLADTAFAYACNSYNKNTVASACHIDFLAPAKEGEMLEAEAVERSASGRTGVYDITVRAGARTIALFRGKSYRINGEVIAGLQQADQQAA from the coding sequence ATGACTGAACACAAACTCACCCCGGCCGAGGCGCAAGCCATGGCCGAAGCCACCGCCGAAGCCATGTGGGCGCGCGACCGCGCCGCCCAGGCGCTGGGCATCAAGATCGTCCGCGTCGCCCCGGGCACCGCGCTGCTCACCATGGCGGTCCGTCCCGACATGGTCAACGGCCACCACATCTGCCACGGCGGCATGATCTTCAGCCTGGCCGACACTGCCTTCGCCTACGCCTGCAACAGCTACAACAAGAACACCGTCGCTTCGGCCTGCCACATCGACTTCCTGGCCCCGGCCAAGGAAGGCGAGATGCTCGAAGCCGAAGCGGTCGAACGCTCCGCCTCGGGCCGTACCGGCGTCTACGACATCACTGTGCGCGCCGGCGCACGGACCATCGCCCTGTTCCGGGGCAAGAGTTACCGGATCAACGGCGAAGTCATCGCCGGATTGCAGCAAGCCGATCAACAGGCTGCCTAA
- a CDS encoding 2Fe-2S iron-sulfur cluster-binding protein, with amino-acid sequence MSALRFHELTVKRVNPEAAGSVAITFDIPANVRDTFNFQPGQFLTLRTQLDGQDVRRTYSISSPHSRLAKAGELEIGIRPVENGLFSNWAAQTIKAGAKLEVMPPDGRFVVKKQRAIHRVGFAAGSGITPILSIAASTLEEQPESKFTLIYGNRRMSSVMFNEALQDLKDRYPDRLTLIHILSRQAQEVDLLQGRIDGDKVRAVIKALLPAASMDEVFICGPEAMIEATEKALIEAGVPESRVYAERFTSGPAQAAKIQADTDAAPLREKASKDIALTIVLDGKEHELQIGADEHVLDAALDAGLDLPFSCKAGVCCTCRAKVMCGEVVMDKNYTLEADEMAQGYVLSCQARATTKQLTVSFDER; translated from the coding sequence ATGTCAGCCCTCCGCTTTCACGAACTCACCGTCAAGCGTGTTAACCCCGAAGCCGCCGGCTCGGTGGCGATCACCTTCGACATTCCCGCCAATGTGCGGGACACCTTCAACTTCCAGCCGGGGCAGTTCCTGACCCTGCGCACCCAACTCGACGGCCAGGACGTTCGCCGCACCTATTCGATCAGCAGCCCGCACAGCCGGCTGGCCAAGGCCGGCGAACTGGAGATCGGCATCCGCCCGGTCGAAAACGGCTTGTTCTCGAACTGGGCGGCACAGACCATCAAGGCCGGCGCCAAGCTCGAGGTCATGCCACCCGACGGGCGCTTCGTCGTCAAGAAGCAGCGTGCCATCCACCGCGTCGGCTTCGCGGCCGGCTCGGGGATCACGCCCATCCTGTCGATTGCCGCCAGCACGCTGGAAGAGCAGCCGGAATCCAAATTCACGCTGATCTACGGCAACCGCCGGATGTCGAGCGTGATGTTCAACGAGGCGCTGCAGGACCTCAAGGACCGCTACCCGGACCGCCTGACGCTGATCCACATCCTCTCCCGCCAGGCGCAGGAAGTAGACCTGCTGCAAGGCCGCATCGACGGCGACAAGGTACGCGCCGTGATCAAGGCCCTGCTCCCGGCCGCCAGCATGGACGAGGTCTTCATCTGCGGCCCGGAAGCGATGATCGAGGCCACCGAAAAGGCCCTGATCGAAGCCGGCGTCCCGGAAAGCCGGGTCTACGCCGAGCGCTTCACCTCCGGCCCGGCCCAGGCCGCCAAGATCCAGGCCGACACCGATGCCGCCCCGCTGCGCGAGAAGGCCAGCAAGGACATCGCGCTGACCATCGTCCTCGACGGCAAGGAACACGAGCTGCAGATCGGCGCCGACGAACATGTGCTCGACGCCGCGCTCGATGCCGGCCTCGACCTGCCCTTCTCGTGCAAGGCCGGCGTCTGCTGCACCTGCCGCGCCAAGGTGATGTGCGGCGAGGTGGTCATGGACAAGAACTACACCCTGGAAGCTGACGAAATGGCGCAGGGCTACGTGCTGAGCTGCCAGGCCCGAGCCACCACCAAGCAACTGACGGTCAGCTTCGACGAGCGCTGA
- the paaK gene encoding phenylacetate--CoA ligase PaaK: MTVKKPMPGDLDPIETASRDEISALQLERLKWSVRHTYDNVAPYRQKCEAKGVHPDDLKTLSDLSKFPFMTKLDLRDNYPFGLFAVPRTKLARLHASSGTTGKSVVVGYTKNDIDNWATVVARSIRAAGGRAGDMVHVAYGYGMFTGGLGAHYGVERAGCCAVPMSGGQTEKQVQQIMDFKPEIIMVTPSYSLVIAEEFERLGIKPEEISLKVGIFGAEPWGQGMRHEIERKLGIDAIDIYGLTEVMGPGVACECIETKDGPVIWEDHFYPEIIDPETGEVLPDGEEGELVFTSLTKEAFPVIRYRTRDLTRLLAPTARSFRRIDKITGRSDDMLIIRGVNVFPTQIEEQILRDQRLAGNYQVVVTREGHMDNLEVRCEVQRELSGKLSPAEIQTIGKELQHRIKTIIGVSTKITVMEFDAIPRTQVGKAKRVLDERPKQD, translated from the coding sequence ATGACCGTCAAGAAACCAATGCCCGGCGATCTCGACCCCATCGAAACCGCCAGCCGCGACGAGATTTCCGCGCTGCAACTCGAACGCCTGAAGTGGTCTGTGCGCCACACCTACGACAACGTCGCGCCCTATCGCCAGAAGTGCGAGGCCAAAGGCGTACACCCGGACGACCTGAAAACACTGAGCGACCTCAGCAAGTTCCCGTTCATGACCAAGCTCGACCTGCGCGACAACTACCCCTTCGGCCTGTTCGCCGTGCCGCGCACCAAGCTCGCCCGCCTGCATGCCTCGTCGGGCACCACCGGCAAGTCGGTGGTCGTCGGCTACACCAAGAACGACATCGACAACTGGGCGACCGTCGTCGCCCGCTCGATCCGCGCTGCCGGCGGCCGGGCCGGTGACATGGTCCATGTCGCCTACGGCTACGGCATGTTCACCGGCGGCCTCGGCGCCCACTACGGCGTCGAACGCGCCGGCTGTTGCGCCGTGCCGATGTCCGGCGGCCAGACCGAGAAGCAGGTCCAGCAGATCATGGACTTCAAGCCCGAGATCATCATGGTCACGCCGTCCTACTCTTTGGTGATTGCCGAGGAATTCGAGCGCCTGGGCATCAAGCCCGAGGAAATCTCGCTGAAGGTCGGCATTTTCGGCGCCGAACCTTGGGGCCAGGGCATGCGCCACGAAATCGAGCGCAAGCTCGGCATCGACGCCATCGACATCTACGGCCTGACTGAAGTCATGGGCCCGGGCGTCGCCTGCGAATGCATCGAGACCAAGGACGGCCCGGTGATCTGGGAAGACCATTTCTACCCCGAGATCATCGACCCGGAAACCGGCGAAGTGCTGCCCGACGGCGAGGAAGGCGAACTGGTCTTCACCTCGCTGACCAAGGAAGCCTTCCCGGTCATCCGCTACCGCACCCGCGACCTGACCCGCCTGCTGGCGCCGACGGCCCGTTCCTTCCGCCGCATCGACAAGATCACCGGCCGTTCCGACGACATGCTGATCATCCGCGGCGTGAACGTCTTCCCGACCCAGATCGAGGAGCAGATCCTGCGCGACCAGCGCCTGGCCGGCAATTACCAGGTCGTGGTCACCCGCGAAGGGCACATGGACAACCTCGAAGTGCGCTGCGAAGTCCAGCGCGAACTGTCCGGCAAGCTGTCGCCGGCCGAGATCCAGACCATCGGCAAGGAACTGCAGCACCGCATCAAGACCATCATCGGCGTCTCGACCAAGATCACGGTCATGGAGTTCGACGCCATTCCCCGCACCCAGGTCGGCAAGGCCAAGCGCGTGCTCGACGAGCGCCCGAAGCAGGACTGA
- the paaA gene encoding 1,2-phenylacetyl-CoA epoxidase subunit PaaA: MYTQSFNVPDAPGAKTVALAPSHEDPALQAAFDARIDADGRIEPQEWMPDAYRKTLVRQISQHAHSEIVGMLPEGNWISRAPSLKRKAILIAKVQDEGGHGLYLYSAAETLGTSRDQMLDGLHSGRAKYSSIFNYPTLTWADVGVIGWLVDGAAIMNQIPLCRCSYGPYARAMVRVCKEESFHQRQGYEALLVMMTGTEEQKAMVQDAVNRWWWKCLAMFGPPDADSPNSAQGMRWGIKRVSNDELRQKFVDATVPQAKVLGVTLPDPDLKWNEERQHHDYGTIDWDEFWATVNGNGPCNKERLATRVKAYNDGQWVRDAALAHARKQQDRAHKEAA; encoded by the coding sequence ATGTACACACAGTCTTTCAATGTACCCGACGCCCCCGGTGCAAAGACCGTCGCCCTGGCTCCATCCCATGAAGACCCTGCCCTGCAAGCCGCATTCGATGCCCGCATCGATGCCGACGGCCGCATCGAACCGCAGGAATGGATGCCCGACGCCTATCGCAAGACCCTGGTCCGCCAGATCAGCCAGCACGCCCACAGTGAAATCGTCGGCATGCTGCCCGAAGGCAACTGGATTTCGCGCGCCCCGAGCTTGAAGCGCAAGGCCATCCTGATCGCCAAGGTCCAGGACGAGGGCGGCCACGGCCTCTACCTCTATTCCGCCGCCGAAACCCTGGGCACCAGCCGCGACCAGATGCTCGACGGCCTGCACAGCGGCCGCGCCAAGTACAGCTCGATCTTCAACTACCCGACCCTGACCTGGGCCGACGTCGGCGTGATCGGCTGGTTGGTCGATGGCGCCGCGATCATGAACCAGATCCCGCTCTGCCGCTGCTCCTACGGCCCCTATGCCCGGGCCATGGTGCGCGTCTGCAAGGAGGAGTCCTTCCACCAGCGCCAGGGCTACGAAGCCCTGCTCGTCATGATGACCGGCACCGAAGAACAGAAGGCGATGGTCCAGGACGCCGTCAATCGCTGGTGGTGGAAGTGCCTGGCGATGTTCGGACCGCCCGACGCCGACAGCCCGAACAGCGCGCAAGGCATGCGCTGGGGCATCAAGCGCGTCTCCAACGACGAGCTGCGCCAGAAATTCGTCGATGCCACCGTGCCCCAGGCCAAGGTGCTCGGCGTCACCCTGCCCGACCCCGATCTCAAGTGGAACGAGGAACGCCAGCACCACGACTACGGCACGATCGACTGGGACGAATTCTGGGCCACCGTGAACGGCAACGGCCCGTGCAACAAGGAACGCCTGGCGACCCGCGTCAAGGCCTACAACGACGGGCAATGGGTGCGCGACGCCGCGCTGGCCCACGCCCGCAAACAGCAAGATCGCGCCCATAAGGAGGCAGCATGA
- the paaB gene encoding 1,2-phenylacetyl-CoA epoxidase subunit PaaB, with protein sequence MTTALKEWPLWEVFVRSKQGLEHKHCGSLHAADAAQALDMARDVYTRRQEGVSIWVVPSVAITASNPDEKGELFDPAADKIYRHPTFYDIPDEVGHM encoded by the coding sequence ATGACTACCGCATTGAAAGAATGGCCACTCTGGGAAGTTTTCGTCCGCAGCAAGCAGGGCCTCGAACACAAGCACTGCGGCAGCCTGCACGCCGCCGACGCTGCCCAGGCGCTGGACATGGCCCGCGATGTCTATACCCGCCGCCAGGAAGGCGTCAGCATCTGGGTCGTGCCTTCGGTCGCGATCACCGCCAGCAACCCCGATGAGAAGGGCGAATTGTTCGACCCGGCGGCCGACAAGATCTACCGCCATCCGACCTTCTACGACATCCCGGACGAAGTGGGGCACATGTAA
- the paaD gene encoding 1,2-phenylacetyl-CoA epoxidase subunit PaaD: protein MTTTVEAAWSALAELADPEIPVISLRDLGILRDVRQGADGLEVVITPTYSGCPAMDQIEDDVRAALLAKGIVARVVTQLAPAWTTDWMTEAGKEKLRAYGIAPPHQTPPGSNVVRFIARPAKAETVPCPHCGSAHTVESSHFGSTACKALYKCLDCQEPFDYFKPY from the coding sequence ATGACGACCACCGTCGAGGCCGCCTGGAGCGCGCTGGCCGAACTGGCCGATCCGGAAATCCCGGTCATCTCGCTGCGCGATCTCGGCATCCTGCGTGATGTCCGGCAGGGCGCGGACGGACTGGAAGTCGTCATCACGCCCACCTACAGCGGCTGCCCGGCGATGGACCAGATCGAGGACGATGTCCGGGCGGCCCTGCTCGCCAAGGGCATTGTCGCCCGCGTCGTGACCCAGCTCGCCCCGGCGTGGACCACCGACTGGATGACCGAGGCCGGCAAGGAAAAACTGCGCGCCTACGGCATCGCGCCGCCGCACCAGACCCCGCCCGGCAGCAATGTCGTCCGCTTCATCGCCCGCCCGGCCAAGGCCGAGACCGTACCCTGCCCGCATTGCGGCTCGGCCCACACGGTCGAGTCCTCGCATTTCGGATCGACGGCCTGCAAGGCGCTGTACAAGTGCCTGGATTGCCAGGAACCGTTCGACTATTTCAAGCCTTACTAA
- the pcaF gene encoding 3-oxoadipyl-CoA thiolase: MTEAFICDAIRTPIGRYGGALAGVRADDLGAIPLKALMERNPQVDWSAVEDIIYGCANQAGEDNRNVARMSGLLAGLPVDVPGTTVNRLCGSGMDAIGLAARSIKSGETELMIAGGVESMSRAPFVMGKAESAFSRNAAIFDTTIGWRFINPAMKKLYETHSMPQTADNVAADFAINRADQDAFAVRSQQRWAAAHAAGRFADELVPVIIPQKKGEPKVVDTDEHPRPETTLEMLAKLKGVNGPELSVTAGNASGVNDGACALLLASGTAAEQYGLKPLARVVGMATAGVLPRIMGFGPAPAVRKVLAKTGLSLAQMDVIELNEAFAAQGLAVLRDLGLADDAAHVNPNGGAIAMGHPLGMSGARLVTTAAYELKRRGGRYALCTMCIGVGQGIAMVIERV; encoded by the coding sequence ATGACTGAAGCTTTTATCTGCGACGCCATCCGCACCCCGATCGGCCGCTACGGCGGCGCCCTGGCCGGCGTCCGTGCCGACGATCTCGGCGCCATCCCGCTCAAGGCGCTGATGGAACGCAATCCGCAGGTCGACTGGTCGGCCGTCGAGGACATCATCTACGGCTGCGCCAACCAGGCCGGCGAGGACAACCGCAACGTCGCCCGCATGTCGGGCCTGTTGGCCGGCCTGCCGGTCGACGTGCCGGGGACCACGGTCAACCGCCTGTGCGGTTCGGGCATGGACGCCATCGGCCTCGCCGCGCGCTCGATCAAGTCCGGCGAAACCGAGCTGATGATCGCCGGCGGCGTCGAGAGCATGTCGCGCGCCCCGTTCGTCATGGGCAAGGCCGAATCGGCCTTCTCGCGCAACGCGGCAATCTTCGACACCACCATCGGCTGGCGCTTCATCAACCCGGCGATGAAGAAGCTCTACGAAACCCACTCCATGCCGCAGACGGCCGACAACGTCGCCGCCGACTTCGCCATCAACCGCGCCGACCAGGATGCCTTTGCCGTCCGCTCGCAGCAGCGCTGGGCCGCCGCCCACGCCGCCGGCCGCTTTGCCGACGAACTGGTACCGGTCATCATCCCGCAGAAGAAGGGCGAGCCCAAGGTCGTCGACACCGACGAGCACCCGCGTCCGGAAACCACGCTCGAGATGCTGGCCAAGCTCAAGGGCGTCAATGGCCCTGAACTCTCGGTCACCGCTGGCAACGCCTCGGGCGTCAATGACGGCGCCTGCGCCCTGCTCCTCGCTTCCGGCACCGCCGCCGAGCAATACGGTTTGAAACCACTGGCCCGCGTCGTCGGCATGGCAACCGCCGGCGTGCTGCCGCGGATCATGGGTTTCGGCCCGGCACCTGCGGTGCGCAAGGTGCTGGCCAAGACCGGCCTGAGCCTGGCCCAGATGGACGTCATCGAACTCAACGAGGCCTTCGCCGCCCAGGGCCTTGCCGTCCTCCGCGACCTCGGCCTGGCCGACGATGCCGCCCACGTCAATCCCAACGGCGGCGCCATCGCCATGGGCCACCCGCTCGGCATGAGCGGTGCCCGGCTGGTGACCACCGCCGCCTATGAACTCAAACGTCGTGGCGGCCGCTACGCCCTGTGCACCATGTGCATCGGGGTCGGGCAAGGCATTGCCATGGTCATCGAGCGTGTCTGA
- the paaG gene encoding 2-(1,2-epoxy-1,2-dihydrophenyl)acetyl-CoA isomerase PaaG: MNFENIKFEVTDGIARLTLNRPDKLNSFTGAMHAELRAALDHVQNDKAIRVLVLTGAGRAFCAGQDLADPDMQMIDGKMPDIGNVVEKNYKQLVLRLQNLRVPTIAAVNGIAAGAGASVALACDLVIATQSASFLQAFSKIGLIPDTGGTWFLPQRVGMARAMGLALLAEKLPAEKAAAWGLIWECVEDGEFAARIDALAKQLSTAPTKALVRTRQAMHAAPGHTLEQQLSFEGGMMRELGWSPDYAEGVKAFMEKRAPNFTGE, from the coding sequence ATGAATTTCGAAAACATCAAATTTGAAGTCACCGACGGCATCGCCCGCCTGACCCTGAACCGCCCGGACAAGCTGAACAGCTTCACCGGCGCCATGCATGCCGAACTGCGCGCCGCGCTCGACCATGTCCAGAACGACAAAGCCATCCGCGTTCTGGTGTTGACCGGTGCCGGCCGCGCCTTCTGCGCCGGCCAGGACCTGGCCGACCCGGACATGCAGATGATCGACGGCAAGATGCCGGACATCGGCAATGTCGTCGAAAAGAACTACAAGCAACTGGTGCTGCGCCTGCAGAACCTGCGCGTGCCGACCATTGCCGCCGTCAACGGCATCGCCGCCGGTGCCGGTGCCTCGGTGGCGCTGGCCTGCGACCTGGTGATCGCCACCCAGTCCGCCTCCTTCCTCCAGGCCTTCTCCAAGATCGGCCTGATTCCGGATACCGGCGGCACCTGGTTCCTGCCGCAACGCGTCGGCATGGCCCGCGCCATGGGCCTCGCCCTGCTCGCCGAGAAGCTGCCCGCCGAAAAGGCCGCCGCCTGGGGCCTGATCTGGGAATGCGTCGAGGATGGCGAATTCGCCGCCCGCATCGACGCCCTGGCCAAGCAACTGTCCACCGCCCCGACCAAGGCCCTGGTCCGTACCCGCCAGGCCATGCACGCCGCCCCCGGTCACACGCTGGAGCAGCAACTGTCCTTCGAAGGCGGCATGATGCGCGAACTGGGCTGGAGCCCGGACTACGCCGAGGGCGTCAAGGCTTTCATGGAAAAGCGCGCCCCGAATTTCACCGGAGAGTGA
- the paaH gene encoding 3-hydroxyacyl-CoA dehydrogenase PaaH, producing the protein MGAGIAQVAAAAGHPVKLLDNRPGAAEKAVEGIRAQFAKLAEKGKISAEAAQAAGARLIPVEQLADLADAGLITEAIVENLEAKQKLYADLEAIVGPDCIFGTNTSSISVTAIGAALKRPERLAGLHFFNPAPLMALVEIVSGLATDQAIADTLFATAAAWGKTPVHAKSTPGFIVNRVARPYYAEALRLAQEGAADYATIDAVMREAGGFRMGPFELMDMIGHDVNFAVTNSVWRAFYNDQRFLPSLIQQELVDAGFYGKKSGRGFYDYREGAVRPTPRIEAAQAPVGKITVYGESGAAEALAERLETCSLSFSRAPANDGRIAEIGRAVLAVTDGRSATQRAFETGVANLVLIDLARDYTTAGWLAVAVAEQCEPEAAQAAIGLLQAAGFTVCRLADIPGLAVMRTVAMLANEAADAVNQGVCSATAADSAMRLGVNYPQGPLAWADQVGLPTIRTVLANLGASYGEDRYRISPLIQRQFFAGKKIHD; encoded by the coding sequence ATGGGCGCCGGTATCGCCCAGGTCGCGGCAGCCGCCGGCCATCCGGTCAAGCTGCTCGACAACCGCCCGGGCGCTGCCGAAAAGGCGGTCGAAGGCATTCGCGCCCAGTTCGCCAAACTCGCCGAGAAGGGCAAGATCAGCGCCGAAGCCGCCCAGGCTGCCGGCGCCCGGCTGATCCCGGTCGAGCAACTGGCCGATCTGGCCGACGCCGGCCTGATCACCGAAGCCATCGTCGAGAACCTAGAAGCCAAGCAGAAGCTCTACGCCGACCTCGAAGCCATCGTCGGCCCCGACTGCATCTTCGGCACCAACACCTCGTCGATTTCGGTGACCGCCATCGGCGCCGCGCTGAAACGCCCGGAACGCCTGGCCGGTCTGCATTTCTTCAACCCCGCCCCCTTGATGGCGCTGGTCGAGATCGTCTCCGGCCTGGCCACCGACCAGGCCATTGCCGACACCCTGTTCGCGACCGCTGCCGCCTGGGGCAAGACCCCGGTCCATGCCAAGTCGACGCCCGGCTTCATCGTCAATCGCGTCGCCCGCCCCTACTACGCCGAGGCCCTGCGCCTGGCCCAGGAAGGTGCCGCCGACTACGCCACCATCGATGCGGTCATGCGCGAGGCTGGCGGTTTTCGCATGGGGCCGTTCGAACTCATGGACATGATCGGCCACGACGTCAATTTCGCCGTCACCAACTCGGTCTGGCGCGCTTTCTATAACGACCAGCGCTTTCTGCCTTCGCTGATCCAGCAGGAACTGGTCGATGCCGGCTTCTACGGCAAGAAGAGCGGGCGCGGCTTCTACGATTACCGCGAGGGCGCCGTCCGCCCGACACCGCGCATCGAAGCAGCGCAAGCCCCGGTCGGCAAGATCACCGTGTATGGCGAGTCAGGCGCTGCCGAAGCCCTGGCCGAGCGCCTGGAAACCTGCAGCCTGTCATTCAGCCGGGCGCCCGCCAATGATGGCCGGATCGCCGAGATCGGCCGCGCCGTGCTCGCCGTCACCGACGGCCGCAGCGCCACGCAACGGGCCTTTGAGACCGGCGTCGCCAACCTGGTGCTGATCGATCTGGCGCGCGACTACACGACGGCGGGCTGGCTGGCCGTCGCCGTCGCCGAACAGTGCGAGCCGGAAGCCGCCCAGGCCGCCATCGGCCTGCTGCAAGCCGCCGGCTTCACCGTCTGCCGCCTGGCCGACATTCCCGGCCTGGCCGTCATGCGCACCGTCGCCATGCTCGCCAACGAGGCCGCCGATGCCGTCAACCAGGGCGTCTGCTCGGCCACGGCAGCCGATTCGGCGATGCGCCTCGGCGTCAATTACCCGCAGGGACCGCTGGCCTGGGCCGACCAGGTCGGCCTGCCCACCATCCGCACCGTACTCGCCAACCTCGGCGCCAGCTACGGCGAAGACCGCTACCGGATTTCGCCGCTGATCCAGCGCCAGTTTTTTGCCGGAAAGAAGATTCATGACTGA
- a CDS encoding ABC transporter substrate-binding protein: MKQSIKKLVAGATLVLGAFGAIAADPIKIGSVLSVTGPAAFLGDPELKTLQLYVEDINKKGGVLGRPLQLVHYDDGSDASKANGFTKRLIDDDKVDILIGGTTTGATMSAVPLVEKAGIPFISLAGAVVIVEPVKKFVFKTPHTDRMAAEKVFEDMKKRGLTKVALLSETSGFGGSGKKETEGVAGKYGITLVANETYGPKDTDISPQLTKIKNSAGVQAVFVFGLGQGPAIVTKNYKQLGITLPLYQSHGVASDEFLKLAGPAAEGVRLPSPAQLVPEKLAANDPQKPIVTAYDKAYKAAYKQDVSTFGGYAYDGLMLAVDAIKRAGSTDKAKVRDALEATKGFVATSGTFNMSPTDHMGLDLSAFRMLEVKNGDWTLVQ, encoded by the coding sequence ATGAAACAAAGCATTAAGAAACTCGTTGCCGGGGCCACCCTGGTCCTCGGCGCCTTCGGCGCCATCGCCGCCGACCCGATCAAGATCGGCTCCGTACTGTCAGTCACCGGCCCGGCCGCTTTCCTCGGCGATCCGGAACTGAAGACGCTGCAACTCTACGTCGAAGACATCAACAAGAAGGGCGGTGTGCTCGGTCGCCCGCTGCAACTGGTGCATTACGACGACGGCAGCGACGCCAGCAAGGCCAACGGCTTCACCAAGCGCCTGATCGACGACGACAAGGTCGACATCCTGATCGGCGGCACGACCACCGGCGCCACCATGTCGGCCGTGCCGCTGGTCGAGAAGGCCGGCATCCCGTTCATCTCGCTGGCTGGCGCCGTGGTCATCGTCGAACCGGTCAAGAAGTTCGTTTTCAAGACCCCGCATACCGACCGCATGGCCGCCGAAAAAGTCTTCGAGGATATGAAGAAGCGTGGCCTGACCAAGGTTGCCCTGCTCTCCGAAACCTCCGGCTTCGGCGGTTCGGGCAAGAAGGAAACTGAAGGCGTTGCCGGCAAGTACGGCATCACGCTGGTCGCCAACGAAACCTACGGCCCGAAAGATACCGACATCAGCCCGCAGCTGACAAAGATCAAGAACAGCGCCGGCGTCCAGGCCGTGTTCGTGTTCGGCCTCGGCCAGGGTCCGGCAATCGTCACCAAGAACTACAAGCAACTGGGCATCACGCTGCCGCTTTACCAGTCGCATGGCGTCGCGTCCGATGAATTCCTGAAGCTGGCCGGGCCGGCCGCCGAAGGCGTCCGCCTGCCCTCGCCGGCCCAGCTGGTTCCGGAAAAGCTGGCCGCCAACGACCCGCAGAAGCCGATCGTCACCGCCTATGACAAGGCCTACAAGGCTGCCTACAAGCAGGATGTATCGACCTTCGGCGGCTATGCCTACGACGGCCTGATGCTCGCGGTCGACGCGATCAAGCGCGCCGGTTCCACCGACAAGGCCAAGGTCCGCGACGCGCTCGAAGCGACCAAGGGCTTCGTCGCCACCAGCGGCACCTTCAACATGTCGCCGACCGACCACATGGGCCTCGACCTCTCGGCCTTCCGCATGCTCGAAGTCAAGAACGGCGACTGGACTCTGGTCCAGTAA
- the paaC gene encoding 1,2-phenylacetyl-CoA epoxidase subunit PaaC, whose protein sequence is MSGALDYLLHLADNALVLGQRNAEWCGHGPILEEDIALSNVSLDLIGQARLLYQLAARLKGGDCTEDQLAYFRDSGEFRNYTLLELPHSGPLSGYAKGSLDYATTIVRNFLYSALMALLWEALEKSADADLAAIAAKSQKEVRYHLRHSRDWLVRLGDGTDESHARTQAAVDHLLPYTEEFWAGSPAETAAVAAGIGVDLATLKADWDGIVDTALAEATLKRPAVGGYVPEGKLGLHSEHLGFLLAEMQSLARAHPQGVW, encoded by the coding sequence ATGAGCGGCGCCCTCGACTACCTCCTCCACCTCGCCGACAACGCCCTGGTCCTCGGCCAGCGCAATGCCGAGTGGTGCGGCCACGGCCCCATCCTCGAGGAAGACATCGCGTTGTCCAATGTCAGCCTCGACCTGATCGGCCAGGCCCGCCTGCTCTACCAGCTGGCCGCCCGGCTCAAGGGTGGCGACTGTACCGAAGACCAGCTGGCCTATTTCCGCGACAGCGGCGAGTTCCGCAACTACACGCTGCTCGAACTGCCGCATTCGGGCCCGCTCTCCGGCTACGCCAAAGGCAGCCTGGACTACGCCACGACCATCGTCCGCAACTTCCTCTACAGCGCCCTGATGGCGCTGCTCTGGGAAGCCCTGGAAAAGTCGGCCGATGCCGATCTGGCTGCGATCGCCGCCAAGTCGCAGAAGGAAGTGCGCTACCACCTGCGTCATTCCCGAGACTGGCTAGTCCGTCTCGGCGACGGCACCGACGAATCGCATGCCCGGACCCAGGCCGCCGTCGACCACCTGCTGCCCTACACCGAGGAATTCTGGGCCGGCAGCCCGGCCGAAACGGCGGCCGTCGCCGCCGGCATCGGTGTCGACCTGGCAACGCTGAAGGCCGACTGGGATGGCATCGTCGATACCGCCCTCGCCGAAGCCACGCTCAAGCGCCCGGCGGTCGGCGGCTATGTGCCGGAAGGCAAGCTCGGCCTGCATTCGGAGCACCTCGGCTTCCTCCTCGCCGAGATGCAGAGCCTGGCCCGGGCCCATCCGCAAGGGGTGTGGTAA